Genomic segment of Drosophila ananassae strain 14024-0371.13 chromosome 2L, ASM1763931v2, whole genome shotgun sequence:
CTGGTGGGCTTTAGAACATTACTGCCACAGGGTATGGCGTTTAActagaaaatataattcatataaatcaaattaaattatcTTCGCTTGTTGCTTTATAATTCCAAACCTACCTTTTCCCAAACGCCACTGGAATGCAAAAAGGTGATAAAATGTTGGAAAGCAATGATCTTATCTCTGAGCTGATTGATGATCTGCATAGAACGAGAGCTTCCCAAGGCGTGGCGATGGCTATCCTGATCAGCTACGGCCTCCTCCCAACGGGGATCGGCTATTGGCAAGTCTTCGGCCAAGTCCTCGGCTATTGTGATCACTATTCTGTCCAACTTGTACGCATCCAAAGGCGCTCCAGTGCGGTCGACGTCAGCGATGGTGCGCATCATATCGCCGACAATGGTTTTGGCCATGTTGTTGTTACGTTTCAATTGGTAGAGGAAGGCAGCCTTCAACTGACCTACCTCGTCGACCAGCTCGTTATACACATCATCCGGATCTAGCTCAAACATGTGCAGATTATTGGAGCTTCCTGAGAGCGCACTTTGATCCCCCAAGCCCCCAAAGCTGGCGTTGAAAGAAGCAGGGGCGAACAGGTCTGGCGTGTTGCAAGAGCTCATGTTCAGGAGCTCTGTGCCATCAAAATCTCCAGGCGTGATGGACACTAATCCATGGGTGCGGCTGAAAAATAGCGGTAAGTGACTGCAGATGGCGGCACTCAAAATTCGGTCGTCGTGCAAGTGGAATTCTATCTTCTCCGCTTCCAATTCTGCAGTGGGCACTGCGTTTGTCAAATGCAGGGGATAGACTACTTTCGGTGTGTATAAGTAAATGTGACCACTTCCCACTACGAATCGCAGCCTCAAACAATCCTCCTCGGATTTAGGGCTATAGAACTTGGTAATTTTAAGCGGTGTGAATGTCTCCAGGACTACGCTCTCCGCCTGTGGAGTGGCCAAGACTGAAAAAGTTAAATGATATATACTATGTCGATCCTTGAATCCTAGATTGCGTCAAACTTACCAAGTGCGTAGCACATTTGAGGAGCATGAGCTGCATTTACGGCTCCTGCCAAAATGTATGACTTATTTTTTACGACATGGAAATCTAACAAGTGCATATCAATCTCAAGGTTGTCAGCCGGCAAGCGAACGTTCCAGAACTTCTGTTTGAATTCATCGCGAATTCGGCGCACAATCTCTCCGTCCTCGTAGATGAGGTTTTCGGCATTACCCTTGTTGGTGAGACTCCAACGCTGAATCGCTCTGTCGGAGAGCACAGATACAACAGTTTCCCCATCTGCAGAATTGCTTTCGCAACACATGCCCACTAAGGCCTGCAATACATTTCAAAGTTATTAATCCCAATTATTAGTAATCCCAAATGCCGCATCTTACCTGATCTTTGTCACCTCCTGTATTCATGCCAATCAAAATTGAAGCAAATTTTTTGCCAAAGCCTCCCAAAATACTAGTCGCTGGCTTGATAGTCTTATGGTGGAGCGTGTAGCGCCCATTGGTTAGACCAACGCGTAGGAATACCAAATTGCAAGTAGTCGTTACAGCCAAGTATCCTTGCTGCTTTGGTAGATTCAGCAACTGAACGAATTCCTGCCCAGTTAGAATTGATAGATCCACAGAGTTTCCGTCGTGGGCAATAGACGACCAGTAGCGCACATCTCCGGTGGCAGAAACGGATATGCAAGAGGCCATTTGCTGACCTTCAGTTTGGAATACGCTGACCAAATCGCTTTTGTGACCCAAATCGCTATACGGGAGTGTTAGCTCCCGGCACTGAGCCAAGCCACCAGCTCGTCTTCCTGTGGGTTTGTTAGCACGAGGCGGCGATCCAGACTTGCTTTGATCTTTATACTGCCAGATTAAGAGCCGACGGCCTTGGATAACCTAAATAAGAAAAACATGTTAACTTCTTGCTACAAAAGATAGAATATAGTAATTACCCAAGCCCAGCCATTTTGGGCCACTTTGGCGGTAACCGTAGCAGATCCTGCCCCTGCAAAAGTCAGTGCTTCATTCACCACCACGGGTAGTGGGCAACCATAGCTCTCCACCACATTGTAATCGGATCGGATCCCAGGTATGGACTGCGTCGAGCGTATGGAGAGGCTGTGTCGACTGTATAACTGAGATTATACATTTTGCTTTAGACTTGGGGCCTATTAAAACTTACCTGTTGCTCAGAGCAGTCTTTTTGAGGTTTGTAGACAATTGAGCACTGCTGGCGTTACCGCCAAAAAAGGATTTTCGCGTGCTGTCCGCCGTAGGGCCGGTCGGCATGCTGTAGCGCCGCAGCCCCGGAGACGACTCCCTTGATAGTCCGTACAGCTGCTTCTGCATGTTTCTTTCCATATTTTTGATCTGAGGCCAATTTAAACGCTACTTAACaaacaattttatattttcgcGATGGTAAACAATTTGACCGGCATGTAGCATATGGTTGAGGCGATAACGATGGCCAAGAAATTGGTGGTGGGATGGTGATAGCAGATACCTGTTATCGATATAATCGTTTTTCAGTCGCCATGAAATTACTTTTCAAATTAGTTTGGAAAAAATTACTTATTTAATATTCCTTGCGTTTATGCTTTTTATGTATTACAGATTGTAATTTTATCTTCAAGCTGTTCCGAAAAGCTCGTGACTATCTTCGTGACCTACCATTTCCCATCTCTATTGGAGGTCGCACCAGAATTTCACATAATTTGGTAAACAAAACGGAAAAGCTAATTTGAATGGCCACCTGGACGCAAAATGAGCCAACAGGCGTCACCAAGCGAAGGCGTTGGAACCTCGAAGGTGAACTCAAAAACGCCACTCTATCACAACACTCCTCATTTAAAAAATCCTTTCAGATCGTGCGTCTCTCAACAAACTTAAGCACCACATCGCCGAGGAAGGATGTCCTCAGACGCAGTACGACTTGGCCAAAGAACTGCTCCAAAATGCCATAGGTAAGATCTTTTCTTTGTAAgcaatacaatttttatagatTACTGATTCTGCAGAACCCAATCTTGCCAATGGAAACCAGAACCAGAAAGCTGTTAACTGGCTGGTTAGTGCTGCACACAATGGACACGAGGAGGCTGCGAAATTATTGCAACAGTGCTACAACAATGGTAGTGGTATTACTCCGGAGAATGCGGATGAAGTGCGTCGGTGCCTGGCCATGACTCCAGGTGAGCGGGCAGCCAGAAAAGCAGCCCGGGAGCTCTTTGCTTGTCTGTCAAACGGTAACGAGCACATCACGCCCAAGCAGCTGGAACGCAAAATGCGACGCATCTACAACATGCAACGTAAACGTCGCCGACGCGGTGAGGATCGTTCTTCATCCAGTAGCGAAGAGGAAACGGAACGGGAGCCTGAATGTGAACCTTTGGAGGACAGGGCTACCATTGGTCTTTCCAATGTAGGACGACGTCGTTTCATAACCGAAGACCACTTGGTTTCCGCCGCGTCCAACTATAGCGCTGGGCAGATGCCCAGTGTAAATGAGGCACTGACCTTATCCGTGCCGGATCCGCGGAGTCTAGACCACGTGCCCTGCTTCTACCGCATGATATTTCACCCGCTCATCTTTTTGACACTCCTGTACCACCGCCTACTCAACGTGATTGTGTCCATTCCCAACGTTATACCTCTAAGTGTGCGTTGTAGCATTCTGGTGGCTCTCTCCTGGTGGAGCACCCGTCACATGCTTCCCTTGGTTAGCTACTACGTCAGCTTGGGGGTCATGATCTGGGCCACCTGCAAGATGCTAAAGACCAAGCAGCAGTTCGTGGATTTTCGAATCTGGTCGGGGTTGTTCCTCAGTTACGGTGATAATAATATCGAAGCCGATATCGCGGAGCAGAGATTCTTGCGCAACAACATGAAACCGTATCTGTATTACTTTTGTGCCTTCATTTGCAACCTGATTGTGTATCCGCTGGTAACTGACGCCTGGCTGCCGCACTCTGAACTAACCATCCTCTCGGGTGCATTTACCTTCCTCACCATGGGAGTGGCAATGTATGCTTCATCCCATCTGTTCCCCGATTGGCTGGTGATTGTGTCCTTTGCTGTTAACGTGCTGGCCAAGTATCCCTACGAGATGGATGAGGTGGTCTCCACCCGATGGCGCTTCTTGGACCTGCGTGTGCCCACTTTCTCATCGTTTGTCATAGGAAATGGCATTGAATTTTGTCTAAACTGCCGTACAGCGCTATACCTCTTCATCCCTGTGCTCCTGGTAATGATGGCCAAACGATCTCGTTGGCACGGGATGTACACTTACCTGATTCCTCACTGCGTAACTCTCAGCTGGCTGCAGGTATGCATCGCTACTTCGCAGAGCGCCACCATGTTTGGAGTCATGCGGGCGGCCCTAGGCTTGGCCGGGATTGTCCTGTTCCTGCCACTATTTGGGATTGTCGCTCTACTCGTTCCTGTATTCGTTGCCATTGATAGTCTGGGCTTGGCCAGCGAGCAGCTCCGTTGGGGCAGCACTGCCATCACGTGTGGTTTGGTGGTAGTTGTATCCTGTATCCTTGCTCTAAATCGAGCCACCCAAAAGTATATTACCATGCTTCAGGTGTGTTACtgttcaaaattaatttgtaacCGAGATTAACCCCAAAAATACTATTCCAGCTTATCATGGCCGTCACCACAGCCTGTGTATTGGTCTTTCCGTACATGACATCTAACTTTAAGGACACACCACGCTTCAATGCTATGCCCAGGGCGGGACTTCATTCGCTCTCAGAGGTGGAAACCCTACAGTGGGATCGTTTTCACTCACTGTGCGCCCAACCTGTCTTCGAACAACCAAACAAGATCAAAACCCAACTCCGATGCGCTCACCTGAACGGAGTACCAGTCACCTGGGAGGGCAGCATTGCCAAGGTGGAAATCTCCAAGGTAACCAACACGCTGGAGGATGTGATTGCCAACTATCTTCCTGTATGGCTGGCTAGGATGATGCGGTGTGTTTACGGAGAGAACATCTCGCAGCACTTCCAGTGTGATCCTAAGTCGGATGCGCAGTGCGAGGAATGGCAAGGAGTTCTCAAAGCGTTAAAGGCAGAGAGCGGAAGTTGCACTCTTCACCGATGGAACCGCTACGAATACGAGCTGCTCTTGAAAGTCGGCTCAAATAATGCAGGTCGATATTTAGGTCGCTGCACTTCCAGCAATGTGATTCTGCGAGCTCACCATGACTTCGGAAACTTTACAAGACTCCTTAACGAAGGCGACAAGGTTATCTTCTACGGAACTCTGCAAAATTCTGGACTTTTGTCCGATAGTGTGCAGGTGCACCTAAAGACAATCGAGTGCGTCAACTGCCAGTCCAAAAATCTACGAAGAGCAAGCATCGAACGGGCTGTGGCTATTTCGCCAATGGATGCCCGTCTCCAGGATCTGATGCGAGGcattaaatatttgttaaacgCTTTGTTGAACCCTTTGATTACTTTTAAGTAAGCCTAACGCCTAATGCTCTCCTCAAATAAACTTATTAAAACTAGATATTATCTgtaatttaaaattgtttcCTTTTTAACCGACTGTCATTGTTCCTTTATAATTTACATGCACTTCAAGGCACAAACAGTTTCTATAACCATAAAACATTTGTATTTTAATCAAGGATTATCAAGTCCGGATCATCCTCTGTGATGGTGCAATCTGCGTCTGCCACTTCGTTCTGATAGGTAATGTCATCGTTTGTGTAGGTTATAGGATCCACGTCCGGCATGTGGCGATATAGCAGTTGGGGACAGGTGAGGTTAATCATCTTTTCCTTGACCGCCGCTGTAATTTTCGCATCAAGGGTCGGCATCAATGGCTCCTCATCTTTCGAATAAAAAGTTGACTTTGAAAATACTGGAATACCGGACTTCTTAAAAGTGGAAGCTGGCTTTGGCAGCGGTAGCAGGACATCGCGTTCCCTCTCGCCCGTGTTAGTGTCGAAAAAATCAAAGTCGGGGCTTTTGCTGACAGACTCGAGTTCCGGTATCGGAGCAGACACCGCCTCAATCTTCGCATCCGTGAGGTTGTGCAGCTCGCACGGCTCCAGGCAGATAAAGCGTTCTGGGGAGTTTATCAAGAATTGAACACCTGCCAGAAGAAGCTTCCGGTGAGAGGCATCCTCCACGCCAAGCACAACCAGATCGCTAAGCAGGATTTGCTTGCAGCTGGCGATGCTGTCGTAGCCCCGTTCCAGGAACTTGCCAATATACTTCTCCATTGTAAGAAGGACCAGCCATTCGCGCACCGCACGTCGGCACATTTTAATTTTACGGGAATTCTACGGAGCGGTCAAGAATGTCCTCTAAAAAAACTTACAGTTCATTTTTGGCGCTACCGTTTTGGCAGCTTACACGGAGcacaaaattatatttttaatagggTTGTGAAGAAATTTGTAGAGAAATGTCATAGGCAAGTTTCATAGCACTGCATATAAATTactctttttgaattttttagttttaaatagaattttaaacTAACAGCTACTAGAAAATAAAACTAGTAATTAAAACCAAGTagctatattttgtttattttttaacgtgttaaaaaaaacgtaaatttttaaatttgaaccGGGTGAACCGGGTAAAACTTTGGCGGCAACTCAAATTTCCAGGGctgccaaaaaataaagcaactatcgttttatttaatgttagtatagaaaaaaacaataaatgatATTCAACCACCAACATTAACTACAGAAGACTATAAATTAAacgaatttaataaaaattcataatCTGGCGCATAATATAAGGATAAAATGCAagtttctaaaattttaacaaCAATCAGCAAGGACTATGATGTTCTTAAAAATTTAGAATCTGGGATGGAAATAAATGTAATTTACGCAtcatttcccaaaaaaaatttttattttaacttttataataaaaatttgaataaaattaatcGGATAAAGCATCGTTTTTGGGAATTTTCCAACACTTGCGTACTATTTACTATCTACAAACCCGCAGCTGGCTATTTAAGTGGCCAGACTCTCGGCTCTCGAAACACTCGCGATTCATCCACCTGAGAATACACCTGAGAGGGTGCACTATCTACACCGAAGACCCGCAGTTCCCCGAAGAATACCGGAGTCAAGAGAACACTTTGCAAGTaccaaaaaaggaaaactgtGTCATCATGATACCCACAATAACGAAGAACTACCAGAATGTGGTGATTAGCACGGGAAACATGCTGGAAATCAGCAACGAGCTGGGCCAGCGCAAGTCCAATGAGGAGCTCTACGACGGCCTGAAGGTAACCCTCCACAGCGACCCTAGCGAGGAGCGCGTGGTGGTCGAGGTGGAGATAGACGAGACGCACGGCCGTGTGCAGAGGGCCACCCAGGAGCTCAACAGCCGACTTACGGAGAATGGGCGCAACGAGATCAGTATTGGCGCCAAGATATTCCTCAACCGGAACTCGAGGGAGTGCGCTCAGCAGGCCGTAGAAGCACTGCTTAATATACTCAATGTGACGCACGTGGACAATGTGGTGCTGGCATACCACCCGAATGTGAACAGCGTTGCCAACGAAACGGCTGCGGCCACAACATCGACAGCGGTAAAATCTCCCTGTTCCGAGGGCAGCACCGTTCCATCCACCGCCAGCAACTGGAGTCTGAAGAACGGTGCCCAGGGAGTAGCCGAGCTGAAGGAACTCTACCAGTCACTGGAGCAATATGCTCTCAAGCAGAAAATCACACAGCTGGGCATCGCCGATTTGGATGCCGCTGCCCTGGAGGAGCTGCACAAATCCGCCCAGGTTGCTCCTACCATTGCACAGGTCAATTTGTCCACCTGCTGCGTCGTGCCGCCGGAGCTTCAGGAGTTCTGCGCTGCCCACGACATCCAGTTGAACACGCACAGCGATCCGGAGCAGCTATTGCAGGACGAGCAGTTCTCTGGACTGGCACCTGGCTACACTATCGACTGGTCACTGCGCTACCAAGTGCATGTCCGTTGCCGCGGCGTCCTCACCGCCAAGGGCTATATCGTCGGAGCCTCTCGGTCCAGCGCTTAGATTTAGTATATCCGATCAGATTCTAGGCTAtagtttttatgttttttatgtATACTGTGTGTAGTGGTGTACTTATTGTTTGTTATACAAAACCGCCATTGATTGATTTTATTGTAAACGATTTTTCGAACCTATTCTGAACATAAAGCGTTTCAAAAACGGCCAGCTCCTCTGTGTCATTCGTTTCCAGTTGGGGTCAAAGTCAGTGGCGATTCCCCCCGAACCGGTTTGGCTCGCTGGTAAATTAAGTATACGTCCAGTGGATGTAATTGGAATGCTCAGACAATTGCAGGCCAGCTGTGTCTGGCGATTTCCTTGTGCCAGTGGCGGAGGCGGCGGCGATGGCTGCTCGTTATTTCTCTTGGTAGCCAAATCTAATTAAAGGCAGACGAGTCTCGCCCGGCGACCCATCCAGATCACGTGGCTGACCCGCTTTTCGATTCGACTACGAGCCGGAGAAGTCAAAGGGGGAAAAAAACCCCTCAGCTGAttagaatattttatataGCGGGagatatattaaatatataactgCTGATTTAGATGCTATCAGGCCATAAATCCCGACCAGACGTGGCTAATAATAATTTGGAAGAAATACTATACAAgtattaacaaaaataaagggGTGTCTGATAATCAGCGCCCGAAAATTTACAAGTGCCGTATTCCGCTGGAGTGAGCTAAGATTGGAAATCGTTTCCAACGTGTCAGGTATGAGGCGAGTGAGGTTCTGTAAGTGGGCCATTTAATTGCCAACTGGAGGAAGTTCGTGGACAAATGGTTTATTAATGAGCCTTGATGTGTGGGGAGGGGGTAGCTGGTAGCTGGCCCAACCGAACATGTAATTTGAGGCCAAAGTTCAAGGACCATGTGCTCGCTTCTAATATGTATCTTAATAAAAGTGTTCGAGCACAAAAAAACAGAGAGATATGTGGTGGAAAATAATAGACAAACAGTCAGTACTCTTATCGCGGTTCTGACTCTCCCACAGCGATGACTTGTGTGTTTCCGAAATCCCCCATTTCGAAAATAGAGAGGGAGCCTAATAAAGAGCGATAGTGATTCAAAATAACTTGTTTGGCGATCTTTACTGCACCGGGGCCTGTTTCGTCACTAAGTGGTATTCTAATACCCGCGATGACGCATCCTCCTCCAAAATAAACGCCAGCAACATGTTGCCGCAACAAGTGGAAAGAACGCTCTGGAATATAAGTACATAGGTTCACCTCCAGGCACTGCGGGTATCTGGTGAAATGACATTGCTACACATATCGGGCGTAATCAGCTCCTTATCACTATTAGTAATATTTTTGCTGGCTTATTAGAAGGCAAAACCGCATCCAAGTGCAGTGGGTTGATAAGCGCTTGATCACCagggcgtatacgtaacgAGTGGCCATAAACCGTATCCATTTTAAAGCACATCCGTCATTATGTTCCGGATGAGCTGAGCCGAGTGATTTAGCAATTTTTTGACAATCGTATCCATTAATAGTATCTGAGCTCCAGAATATTCCACTGACTACCCCCATCATCAAAGAAAAAACCCATTTTTTGTGATTACACCATAACAATTGTTGAGTCTTTATTaagttaattaaatattcttcGAATGCTTCCGTACTCACATTATCCTTAGCACATCTAGTGGCCTTTCGCAACGCATACTAGACATAGGTACTAGCTGCCAACAATTTTCGCCTAGATATCGGTTATTTTGGTTTTGAAGTATATGTTTTAGCAGTTAACACACACCAATAATGTACACTGGGAGTCGATAATGAATGTACTGAGTTTAACTGGGTGGGTTTTCCCCTTTCTATATCTAATTAGTAATTTCAGGAATTGTCTGCGTTGATGTGTTTTGGGTGTCCTCGCGGAAAGACTACAACATTTATCGTACAATGCGTTTGGGCTACATTTACACTCCGCATTTTTGTGGACCATTAACAATTAGCTACAATTAGATTGCATCGTAAAAACTAATCTCACTAGATCGCAATTCAAAATAATACTCTGTATAATTTAGCTGCATTCGAAAACCAACGCTCTTTGCTGGGGACGGACGCTGTCTGACAATTTAAATCGCCTAATTGGCATTCCGAATTAACAAACTAAAAACTGGCGGACACTCAATGTCTGTTTGGAACTTGTTTGCATTCGTTCGTTGTTCGTTCGACCATTCCGGGGACCATTCATATataatcgaatcgaatcgaggCAATTGGGTGGAGGCGTTTTGGGTGGCTGTAATACAAATTTGAAACCGGGCTTTCTGTTTCCGTTTCTGTGGCAGAACGCAATGGGCCAAATGGATTGGGTGGAAGGAGAGGATGTTGCATTTGAATTCAAAACTTAACTACGTTCGTTCGTTGCTGTTCGGCGCGCCCTAGGACTTGTAAACCATAGAGTAAAAATGTATCAAAATCGCCTGTGTCGTCGTCTCAAAACAAGTGAAAACGTACAAAAATCGTTTGTTTAATTGTTTGGTCGAAGACATCTTAAATAGTTCGATATCTGTAATGGACTCTGTGTTGCACATTCTTCTAAAGTAATTGTTCTCGTCTAGTTTCTCATAAGATTCAAAATGTAATGCTGCGTTCTTCTCACGACCCCGAGTTCAATCTAAATTCGACTTGCCGTCCAACGGAAATCAACTAATTTTTGGGACACGAGCTTGACGATGAGACTACTTTCCGTCGTCTACGGTTCACAACGAATATCTGAAGAATTTTCTCTAATTTACTTATGGTATTTTCTATTGAAAGAGAATAGATTAGTGTAGTTATTTATAGACACATACAATAGGGCTATGCGTTGTGCGATAGCTTAGTTAATAGAATCGTTTCTAAGTGGGTCAAGTGGGTGGTGAACAGTGGAAGGGGGCAAAGGACATCTGTGGTTAAGAGCTCGTTGAGCATATTGCTGGAGTAGATAAGGTTACGGGTTCGAGTCTGAGTTGGGCTCTTTTCTACTCTTATTATTAGAAATTGAATTTGCagatttttcaacttttgttgtgccaatatatttttaaaaaatattttcagtatTCGTTATCATTTTGTTggtgtgattttttttgtacatacTAAtctaaagtattttttttttaattcaaggGAATTGCAACTGTCAAGAACACAGACATTTAGACGAACACACATCAAGACATCAAGAGTGACACTTAAAATGCATATTGACATCTtttctgtttagttttatCCTTTGGTTACTTGTGTTTCCTTTAGTTTTTACCGATTTAACATTTAGATCAAAAGTGTGCCCCTAAAAAATGCCACAAAAATAcaatcaaaacatttgtttACTAAACTACAAAATACatatacaataaaatacaTTGATGCACGcgtaatatttatatataacttACATTCTATAATATTCATGTACGGATGTAACCTTCTTTACTCTATAACAACTAACAACAATCTTCTTTTTAGTCTGATTCGCGCTTTTGAGTGGGTCTATGATTAGGTAATGTCGGATGTATAACTACTCAAAATATAATACCATTTCAAATACAATTTCATCAGTTTGCCGGTGCGGCATACTTAGGTAATTCAGTCTAATACGGGAATTGGTCAATGATCATTGGGGAAGTTTGGAGAACTTTGGAGTGGGGTATCCAAAAACCGAAACGAAATAATGTTCAAGCCTTGCAACCGACCGATAAGAAACTTAAACCTCTGGAGATGTATCATGATGTCTCCTGTGCCGGGTGTTTAGATCAAGTGCGACTTCCGGTTGGAGTGCTCAATGGCGGCCAGCAACTCGTGCTTCTTGCGAACGTAGAGGCGCCCCTTCTTCCACGGATTCTGCAACTGCAGGGGCTTGAAGTCATCCCGTAGGCATCGTTCTCGCGCTCCTATCACCGCCACCAGGCAGAAGTTCTCCAGCGTCTCCGGTCCGTAGATGGGCCCGTTGTTGCCCTTCAGCACCACGGCCATGTTCAGCTGCTTCACCACCAGGTTGATCACTTCGCGGGCGGTCGTCTTGGGAGTCACGTGCAGCTTGAGACTGGTTCCACTAGCCAGGCCCGTGTTGTAGGCGGTGTACACTTGGATAATGCCCGACGTCTGTTCCGTATTGAGGCTGGAACAGCTCGCCGTGTCCTCCTCGCTGCTCTGCCGGGACAGGCTTTTGGTGGACGATGCTTTCGATGTGCTAGCCACCGGTTCTTCGCCACCCACTGCTCTCAGCTCGGCCAGAGTACTCTTTAAATAGGGCCCACCTTCGCGCAAATTCGCACTGGAGGCCGCCTTGGTCGCGGGCTTCAGGGGCTTATGCTCCAGGTCCGTGGCGAAGGCTCCGTTTCCGCTCCTCAGCGAGACACTCGACCCAGCCAGATACGGCGCCGAACTGGAACTGTGCACCGTAATGAGCGGAGTGGGGTGGGATCCTATATTGGAGCTGGTACGCTTCCGCTGAGCAGCTACCGTCTGCGAGTGACGTAGTGCATCCGCCAGGGTATCATCCGAGCGCGAGGGCGGAATGGCAAACACGCTGTTGGTGCTATTCCCGTCCGAGGCAGAGTCAACGGCGGAGTAGAAGCTACGCGCCGTATACGTAGAGCTTATGGAGTCGCCGCTATTTTTCCGCAAGGATACATCCGAGCACATGGAGCCCGCGTACTCGCTGGTAGTGGACACTTGCAgcagttgttgctgctgctggagagTCTGGGgcggctgttgctgttgctggggATGCTGCATTTGCTTGGCAGAAGGTTCCACCGGAGTAATAGCCGTTAATCCCAAGTTTTGTTCGGATTTCGAGTGCTCTGGCTTGGCCTGCGCCTGATCCTCACTGGTGCCGGGTCCTGGCCAGCTGCCTCGTCCCGTTCCAGCTTTGGTGAATTTACTCTCACGAATGGGTAGCTGGAGGAGCTGTTTGCTGGCGGAGTTGGTTACTGCGGACTCTTCCTGCCGCTGCTGGGTGAAGTCAAGGATCTCTCGCATGGCCAGCGAGGGCTGGGCGCTTTTGTTCCGGGCGTAGGCCACCACATCCATCAGCCAGCGCACACTCTTCCAGACCAGATTCAGGCTTGTACTTAGTTCTTGCAGGGTGGCCAGTCGCTCCTTGGCCGCCTGCAGTTCGCTGCTGGAGAAGGCTTCCCGGAGAGAGTGCGTGGCCAGTCCGGTGTCCAGCTCCAGGATGCAGGAGAGGCGGGCGTACTTTTGTATTATCGCCGGCTGGTAGGTGCGCAGGTGGATCATCTCGAACGCCTGAATGCTCAGGCTTGCCAGGTCGTCCCtttgcagcagcagctccgACTGACCAGGCACGGCGCAGGAGGCTTCGGCCGAGGGACAGACCACCAGGAAACTAATATCCGGGCTGTGCTCGATGACCTCGACGTCGTACAGGCGGTGGGTGGCCGCATCCGCAGCCTTGATGTTCATGCTGG
This window contains:
- the LOC6499792 gene encoding nuclear pore complex protein Nup133 produces the protein MERNMQKQLYGLSRESSPGLRRYSMPTGPTADSTRKSFFGGNASSAQLSTNLKKTALSNSRHSLSIRSTQSIPGIRSDYNVVESYGCPLPVVVNEALTFAGAGSATVTAKVAQNGWAWVIQGRRLLIWQYKDQSKSGSPPRANKPTGRRAGGLAQCRELTLPYSDLGHKSDLVSVFQTEGQQMASCISVSATGDVRYWSSIAHDGNSVDLSILTGQEFVQLLNLPKQQGYLAVTTTCNLVFLRVGLTNGRYTLHHKTIKPATSILGGFGKKFASILIGMNTGGDKDQALVGMCCESNSADGETVVSVLSDRAIQRWSLTNKGNAENLIYEDGEIVRRIRDEFKQKFWNVRLPADNLEIDMHLLDFHVVKNKSYILAGAVNAAHAPQMCYALVLATPQAESVVLETFTPLKITKFYSPKSEEDCLRLRFVVGSGHIYLYTPKVVYPLHLTNAVPTAELEAEKIEFHLHDDRILSAAICSHLPLFFSRTHGLVSITPGDFDGTELLNMSSCNTPDLFAPASFNASFGGLGDQSALSGSSNNLHMFELDPDDVYNELVDEVGQLKAAFLYQLKRNNNMAKTIVGDMMRTIADVDRTGAPLDAYKLDRIVITIAEDLAEDLPIADPRWEEAVADQDSHRHALGSSRSMQIINQLRDKIIAFQHFITFLHSSGVWEKLNAIPCGSNVLKPTSFVLSDICEKIVAAMALRSLQNKLPKLIEEAIDATVAMWDEKPHGSLTNQDIFYVKLCKFQYIFEALADIADDRIAAQSQTTVSVAHFITDINSIVLDTLGQVFRHREQHANSFRLHNDKLGPFENLPWTAMAGNAGVRDTLTRLIDISVRYGSHCVSETDLKHLLYQQIFEMVDLVLDGRRTYLESVRDSEKFNVLQQQFEAQRRELISVLIKDRQYEYAAKLAEKYLDFQSLVVICDETQDKERLDEYTSQYEEFDFSQFAINWHLRQNRHGEVFERFKGNQTALAQFMRDHPSLGWIQLIFNGDFERAAKVLYELAQCETEFVSRKKSMLSLAKLAAFAAADSDLTAQVEKINSDLSLVEYQAHLGHDILTTFGFDATEQKVLKAEEIINMFIAEENDTATETEFRKALELLNYVEQPYDMRHKIWCAAIKRDNWTDYDPNNGVEYMHKLLFFKIIEISQVMGQEADSFLPPMEDFLESVELGDLPLQKPFQYLLKLTYEYVAEMYRQLDDMEV
- the LOC6500780 gene encoding wolframin encodes the protein MATWTQNEPTGVTKRRRWNLEDRASLNKLKHHIAEEGCPQTQYDLAKELLQNAIEPNLANGNQNQKAVNWLVSAAHNGHEEAAKLLQQCYNNGSGITPENADEVRRCLAMTPGERAARKAARELFACLSNGNEHITPKQLERKMRRIYNMQRKRRRRGEDRSSSSSEEETEREPECEPLEDRATIGLSNVGRRRFITEDHLVSAASNYSAGQMPSVNEALTLSVPDPRSLDHVPCFYRMIFHPLIFLTLLYHRLLNVIVSIPNVIPLSVRCSILVALSWWSTRHMLPLVSYYVSLGVMIWATCKMLKTKQQFVDFRIWSGLFLSYGDNNIEADIAEQRFLRNNMKPYLYYFCAFICNLIVYPLVTDAWLPHSELTILSGAFTFLTMGVAMYASSHLFPDWLVIVSFAVNVLAKYPYEMDEVVSTRWRFLDLRVPTFSSFVIGNGIEFCLNCRTALYLFIPVLLVMMAKRSRWHGMYTYLIPHCVTLSWLQVCIATSQSATMFGVMRAALGLAGIVLFLPLFGIVALLVPVFVAIDSLGLASEQLRWGSTAITCGLVVVVSCILALNRATQKYITMLQLIMAVTTACVLVFPYMTSNFKDTPRFNAMPRAGLHSLSEVETLQWDRFHSLCAQPVFEQPNKIKTQLRCAHLNGVPVTWEGSIAKVEISKVTNTLEDVIANYLPVWLARMMRCVYGENISQHFQCDPKSDAQCEEWQGVLKALKAESGSCTLHRWNRYEYELLLKVGSNNAGRYLGRCTSSNVILRAHHDFGNFTRLLNEGDKVIFYGTLQNSGLLSDSVQVHLKTIECVNCQSKNLRRASIERAVAISPMDARLQDLMRGIKYLLNALLNPLITFK
- the LOC6499791 gene encoding uncharacterized protein LOC6499791, whose translation is MCRRAVREWLVLLTMEKYIGKFLERGYDSIASCKQILLSDLVVLGVEDASHRKLLLAGVQFLINSPERFICLEPCELHNLTDAKIEAVSAPIPELESVSKSPDFDFFDTNTGERERDVLLPLPKPASTFKKSGIPVFSKSTFYSKDEEPLMPTLDAKITAAVKEKMINLTCPQLLYRHMPDVDPITYTNDDITYQNEVADADCTITEDDPDLIILD